The Candidatus Methylomirabilis limnetica sequence AAGGAGGCAGATGTGCTCTATATGAGTTTCCGCAAACCTCAGCGAGCTACCACAACGATTGAAACGGACGATGATATATTGATACGGAAAGATGGGAAGAATATCGTTGGTCTGACGATATTGAATGCGAGCACTAGACAATAATAAGAATTCCGCTAACCAATCGTTCCAGCGGATGCGGATAAAGCCCCGCACCGCTGAACTCTGCGTTGAGGCTGTAGAAAAACCTCCTCGCGAAGAGCACTCGCCATAGGACGCGATATGAGCGACGATCGTCCGAAATCTGACGCTTTGCCCAACATCGGCGGGATCGTGGCCTCTCGCGGCTCAGAGAGAGCCGCAGGCTCGGCACCATTGGGCAGCAAGGAAAATCATGATCTGTTGCTGAGGCCTCGAAAGACGGGGTTTTCAGAGTTTTTCTACAGCCTCGTTATGTGACCGGAGATTGTCTTGGGCTTGGCTATGGCAGATCCTGCGCAATTCTTAAACCGTCACCGACTTGGGCGAGAAGTTCGGGTGGAAGTATCCCGGCAAGCGAGGTCAACTTACTTCGATCAAGCGTCGTCACTTGGTGGCAGAGCGCGACACTGTCTTTCTTCAGGCCGCCTGCTCCTGCCGGGAGCAGCACGGTGGTCGGTCCACGTCGCGCCTGGGAGCCGGATGTGGAAATGGGGACCACAATGACGGATCGCCACCCTGGGGTCTGGTTAAACGCATCGTGCGACACAACAATGACCGGCCGGGTGCCTTGTTGTTCGGATCCGGATCGTGGGGAAAGGCTGGCCCAATACACCTCGCCTCGCTTCACGGGTCGGACACTCGCTCGGAGTTCTCCCAGGCATCCACCACGTGCTCAACGCTTGCTGCTTCCAAGTCCGGATCGAGATCGTCGGAGGTCCCCGCGACTTTTCGTGCGTAGCACGCAATCTCGTCATGCACGGAGGCCCGATACTGCTCGGCAAGCCAGAGATCGATCGCCTCACGGACCAAGACTGTGGCCGGTCGGTTCTCGCGTTTGGCTTCTGCGCGGAGGCGCTGATACAGCGGTTGTGGCAAGGGTACGTGCAGGTTCTTCATATCCGTCTTTGGCATGGTCTATCCTCCTGACAGTAATTATGGCAGAAAAGATGCCATGCGTAAAGTTCAGTTGTGGGAAATCATGTAGCCGTAGTAAATTTAGTGAGTTAGAATTTGGGCATAGTGGGGTCGGTCACATAACCAGCGATTCGACCGGGCGTACGGAACGCACCGGTTAATAGCGTCCCGTTAGGAGCACCAGGGTGGTGGCCGCGACTATCGGAAACGCGGTAGTCTTGAACGACTGGATCTCATGAAGGCTCGAAGGATCAACTCGAACAAGCCGCACTTGTGGAAGGCCGACATTGCGGCCCCTGTTGACCAATTCAACTCGTGGTTGCGCCTATCCGAATCGACCCGAGGACAGCAATCTCAGATCGAACAGGGCGAGCTATTCACATGAGGCCATGGTGGCCACGCTACAGGGCCGGATCCGTCTGACGGTGGCCTCGGTGGAAGGCCATCTGTCCGCGAATTTCGCCTTCCCGTAGGGCGAATAGTCCTATATATTATCCCTCGGAAAAGGAGAATATGCCCCGATGACCCGAGCGATCCCCCGGGAGCTGAAGGAAGCCCTGACCGAGAAGCTGGCGGAGTCGCTCGCCGGGCCGCTGCCAGAGGCGACACCGCGGCGGGTGTACGGTACGGTGGCCCTGCCCGGCAAGGTGAGCGCCGTGATCGGCATGCGGCGCGCGGGCAAGACCACGTTCCTCCACCAGTTGCGTCGCGAGCGCCTGGAACGGGGCACGCCCCGGGAACACCTGCCCTACGTGAACTTCGAGGACGAGCGGTTCGCGGGCCTCGAAGCGGGCCAGCTCGGTTTTCTGGTAGAGGAGCACGGCCGCCGGTTCCCCGAGGCACGCGCGCGGGCGACCGTCACCTGGTGCTTCGACGAGATCCAGGTCGTTCCTGGCTGGGAGCGGTTCGTCCGCCGGTTGCTGGATGCGGGCGGCTGCGAAGTGATCGTGACCGGATCCTCGGCGGCGCTCCTGTCGCGCGAGATCGCGACGGCGCTGCGCGGGCGCGCATGGGAAGTGCCGCTCTACCCATTCAGCTTCGCCGAGGCACTGCGCCACCGCGGACAGGCCCTCCCCGCCGATTCCGCCTTTCTCACCGGGGAGGAGCGCGCTCGAATCGAGCGGGCCTTCGCAGACTGGCTCGTCACCGGCGGCTTCCCCGAGGCCCAGGGTCTCGACGGCGCCGCGCGGCGCCAGTTGCTGCGCGACTACGTGGATGTGGCCATGCTGCGCGATGTGGTGGAACGCCACGGGGTGAGCAACGTGACGGGGCTGCGCTGGCTGGTGCGCCACCTGCTCGGCAACGCGGCCGCGCACTTCAGCGTGGAGAAGTTCTACGCGGCGCTGAAGAGCCAGGGCATGGCCATCTCCAAGGACACAGTACACCAGTTGCTGGCTCATCTCGACGACTGTTTCCTGGTGCGGCTGGTCTGGATGGAGTCGGCCTCGGAGCGCCAGCGGATGGTCAATCCGCGCAAGGCCTACCCGGTGGACTCGGCGCTGATCGCGGTATTCGATCGCAGCGGACGCGCCAACAGCGGGCACGCCCTCGAGACGGCGGTAATGATCGAGCTCGAGCGGCGACGCTGCGCCGTGACCTATGTGCGCACGCCGGCCGGCTACGAAGTGGATTTCCTCGTACGCGGGGCGGAAGGCGAGATGGATCTGATCCAGGTGTGCGCCGACGCCAGCGATCCGGCGACGGCCGAGCGGGAGTTGCGGGCACTCGCCGAGGCCGGTCAGATCTACCCGGGTGCGCGGCTGCGGCTGCTGACGCTGACCCGCGACGGGGCACCTGCCGAGGTGCCTTCCGGCATCCTCGTGCAGCCCGCGTACGAATGGCTGCTCGAGATTGTGAAAATCGACTAAAGGGAATTTGCAGATGATCGTTGTGCATTCCGGAGTCTATGATGGCCGAGTGCTTCTCTGGGGCGAAACGTCTGCACAATCGGATGCTGTTCTTCCCACTAGGCGGCGCGGCCGAAAGCCGGAGGTCTCCCACCCCCCATCTCTTCCCTATGATCCCGAGGCCAAGGGGCTATCGGCGGCTCTGATGGAAGCGGGATTCAGCTTCGCAGCCGACAAAAAACGGATCGAGACCGTGATCGCCTGGATGCCCACCATGGACAAACAGCCGGTTGCATCCAGCCCCTTGATCGCTGAGCCGCCGAAGTCCCGCGCCAAACCCATCCTGACACCCTGGACGGTGACGACGCTTCCCCTTTCTCCCGAACAAGCAGTCGAGGTTCTATGCGCCTGCGTGGGCAAGCAGACGTTGGCGCCGGGCGTAGTCGTCGGAAGCGATCTGGCGTTTTGGGCGACGGCCATGCGCTTCGCCGCAGCGCTCGTGGCCCGGCAGCAATTTCTTCCCGGAGTGACCGACGACACTGGAACCTATCGCGCCCGCTGGGGGCCGGTCTTTGCCGGACCAGATGCCGACCGACTGGCCACGCTCGCCAAGGCCATGCCTCACATCTGTCGGGCGTTGACTCGTGAGAGCGTCTTGCCGCCGGAGACGCCGTCACGATCTGTGCTCTGCGACTTCATCGATGGGATTGTTGATTACCTCGTCCGCTCCCCGCTTCAAGCATGCGGGGACAAGCCTGCGCTCCTGACGCAGCCCTCACCGATCAAGTCAGGACTTGGGCGCAAGAAGCAGACGTCCACCCCTTCGGCTAGGCTCAGAGCCTGCCCCGGACTCGATCCGGGGACAGGCTTCGACAGCGTTCACGACCAGTGGCTGTACGCCCTGCGGTCCCCTCATGGGATTATGGAGGGCGACGCGGCGGCGCTGGCGCAGTTTGCCGTTCAGGTTCGCGAATGGCAACACCCGATCGCCGTCTCTACGGCCACCCCATTCCGGCTCTGCTTCCGCCTGGAGGAGCCCGAAGGCAACGGAGATGATAGTGGTGCGTGGTATGTCCGTTATCTGCTGCAGGCTGCTGACGATCCCAGCCTGCTCATCCCGGCGAAAGACGCCTGGAACGCCAAGGGGCCTCAGGCGTCGATTCTAAGAAGCGGCGGGTTCAAAGCTCGGGAATATCTGCTGTCGTCCCTGGGCCAGGTTTCGGGGATCTCCTCACACATCGAGGCCAGCCTGAAGACAGCCGCCCCGGGCGGTTACGAACTGGATTCAACCGGCGCCCATGGATTCCTTATCAACTCAGCAGCGGTGCTGGAACAGGCGGGTGTTGGGGTCCTGCTGCCGGCATGGTGGACGCGTAAGGGAACAAAGCTGCGCCTGACCGCCCGCGCTCATGTGAAGAGCCCCAAGATGCAAGGAGGCGGTGGGCTGTCCCTTGATTCGATTGTCCAGTTCGACTGGCAAATAGCCCTCGGTGGCGAGCGGCTCTCCCTCGAAGAACTCAAGGTCCTGGCGCGCCTCAAGCAGCCCCTGGTCAAGGTGCGCGGCCAGTGGGTACAGATGAACGCCGAGGAGATCCGTACAGCGCTTGATTTCTGGAAGAAGGCCGCAGGTCACGCTACCGCACGCGAGATTGTCCGGATGGCCTTGGGTGCGGGGAAGGCGCCGGACGGCATCGCTTTCGAGGGCGTCACCGCCACAGGCTGGATCGCCGACCTGCTGTCCTCATTGGACGGGCGCGCCGCGTTTGAGTCTCTGCCCGCGCCGGACGGATTCCAGGGAACGCTGCGTCCGTACCAGATGCGTGGCTATTCATGGCTGGCCTTCCTGCGGCGCTGGGGGCTGGGAGCGTGTCTGGCGGACGATATGGGACTCGGCAAAACCATTATGGCGCTGGCACTGATTCAACGGGACTGGGAAGCAGACGACAAACGGCCGGTGCTGCTGGTCTGCCCGACGTCTGTTGTCGGCAACTGGCAGAAAGAAGCCGCCGGCTTCACGCCCGATCTGCCCGTCATGGTCCACCACGGCATTGCCAGAACGAAAGGCGCTGAGTTGAAGACGAAGGCGCAAAAGCAGGCCCTGGTCATCTCCAGCTACGCACTCCTGCACCGGGATTTCGAGACCCTGAAAGAGGTGCCTTGGTCCGGCGTGATCCTCGACGAGGCGCAAAACATCAAGAACCCGGAGACCAAACAGGCGAAGGCCGCGCGGGCGCTAAAGGCAGGCTATCGCATTGCGCTCACCGGCACCCCTGTAGAGAACAACATCGGCGATCTATGGTCCATCATCGAGTTCCTCAACCCAGGCTTCCTCGGCACGCAGAGCGAGTTCAAGCGGACGTTCTTCGTCCCCATCCAGGCCAACCGCGACCAGGAGGCGGTGAAGCATCTGAAAGGCCTGACCGGGCCGTTCATCCTGCGGCGGCTCAAGACTGATAAGTCCATCATCACCGATTTGCCAGAGAAGATGGAGATGAAGGTTTTCTGCACGCTGACCAGGGAGCAGGCGTCGCTCTACGCCGCCGTGGTCAAAGACGCCACCTCCAAGCTGAACTCTTCCAAGGGCATCCAGCGCAAGGGTGTGGTGTTGGCGACGCTGTCGAAGCTCAAGCAGGTCTGCAACCACCCGGCGCAGTTGCTGGGTGACAACTCCGCGATCCCCGGACGCTCGGGTAAGTTAGCCCGTTTAACCGAAATGCTGGAGGAGATTATCCAGGTCGGGGACCGTGCGCTGGTCTTCTCGCAGTTCGCCGAGATGGGCGACATCCTCCGACGGCACCTGCAAGAGGTGTTCGGACGCGAGGTGCTCTTCCTGCATGGAGGGGTCTCACAGCCGCAGCGAAACCGCATGGTCGAGCGCTTCCAGGCCGGCGGTGACGGCCCGCAGATCTTTCTCCTGTCCCTCAAGGCCGGCGGCGTCGGCTTGAACCTGACACGCGCCAACCACGTCTTCCACTTCGACCGCTGGTGGAACCCGGCGGTGGAGAACCAGGCAACCGACCGCGTCTTTCGCATCGGCCAGACCAAAAACGTTCAGGTCCACAAGTTCCTCTGTGTGGGAACCCTGGAAGAGAAGATCGACGAGATGATCGAGCGCAAGCAGGAGATCGCTGAGGGGGTAGTTGGGACGGGAGAGGGCTGGCTGACCGAACTTTCAACTACTGCACTCAAGGACCTCTTCACGCTACGAAAAGAAGCGATAGGGGAATAGATATGGCTTGGCGACGGTATCATGACTATGGATACTTCCCGCCTTCGCGCCCGCGGGAGGCCAAGGGCGGGATCAAGGCTCACTCCCAACGCGGTACGTTTGGGGAAAGCTGGTGGGCCAAGCGATGGATTGCTGTGCTGGAGGGCTTCCAGATCGGCGCTCGGTTGGGCCGGGGCCGCTCCTACGCCCGCCAGGGCCAGGTCCTCTCCATCGATATCGACAAGGGGACGGTCAAGGCGAAGGTGCAGGGATCCCGGTCCACGCCTTACGACATCACGATCCAGGTCAAGGCGCTATCGGCCGCCAACTGGCAGAAGTTGATCGGGGCGCTGTCTCAGCAGGCCATCTTTGCGGCCAAGCTTATGGCCGGAGAGATGCCACAAGAGATCGAGCAGGCGTTCAAGGGCGTGGGGCTGTCGCTCTTCCCTGAACAGCTTCAAGACCTTGGTACGGACTGCTCCTGCCCGGACTGGTCGAATCCCTGCAAACATATCGCGGCGGTCTATTATCTGTTGGGTGAGGAGTTCCACCGCGACCCGTTTGTCATCTTCAAGCTGCGCGGGAAGAGCCGAGAGGAGCTGATCGGGCTCTTAGGCGCTACCGGTGGAAAAACCACCAAAATAGACACCCGGAGAAAGTCCACCCCCACCGTGACGGGAGCAAAGGTCCCCCTGCCACCAGAGCCACTTGCTGCAGACATCTCCAGCTTTTGGAACGGTAGCAGCCTGCCTGAGGAGCTGTTTGGCGAGGTCCGGGTGCCGTCTGTGCCTGCGGCGTTGCTCAAGCGGCTGGGCGGCTTCCCTTTTTGGCGGGGTGAAGAACGATTCCAGGGGGCCGTCGAGCCGATCTACACCCAGGCGTCACCACGCGGCCTGGAGATCTTTCTCACGTGGAGATGATCCGGCAATCGTAACTACTCAGGTAGATAGACTGTAGGCTTTTAGACTGTAGGAACGTGCACAGACGAGCCAAGCATTTCCGAATGCGACGCGAAAATTATGGAGACCGAAAAGGTTCTGGGTGCCTTGATTAGGTCGATGCGCAACGACTAACAGCCTTCAGCCTACAGCCTAAACACCTGAGTAGTTTCCGGCAATCTTGTTGAAGCCGGCGTTCAAGGCCCGGATGTTCGCGGAGGTGCAACCATGAGCGTGAAAATTGATATTCCCAAAAAGAAGATTGCCGAGTTTTGCCGGCGCAACCGGATTCGCCGGCTGGCGTTTTTCGGGTCGGTGCTGCGCGACGATTTCGGGCCCGACAGCGACGTGGACGTCCTGGTCGAATTCGAATCCAGCGCGCGGGTGGGCCTGATTACGCTGTCGGGAATGGAGATCGATTTGAGCCGGCTGCTGGAACGCAAGGTGGAAATACACACGGTCAAGGGCTTGAACCCGTACTTCCGGGATGAAGTATTGCAGGCGGCGGAGGCGCAATATGAGCAAGCATGACGATCAGGTGAGCCTCAAGGATATGCTCAGTCACGCTCGCGAAGCCGTCGACTTGCTGGGCGGCTCGATTCGGGAGGAATTGGCTGCCAATCGTGTGCTGCAACTGGCGCTGACGCAGTTGGTGGAGATCATCGGCGAGGCTGCCAATCGCATGTCTCAACCGACACAATCGCGTCACCCGGAGATACCGTGGCTCCAGATTATTGGCATGCGTAACCGGCTTGTTCATGGGTACGATGTCATCGACTTCGATTTGCTCTGGGACACCATCACCACTGATCTGCCCCCGCTCATCGACGCGTTGCAAGAGATCGTGGAGGATGCCTGAGACATGGCCCGAGCGCACCGACGCGATCCTCGCTCGTCTGCTTGCGTTAGATGATAGCGCTATTGCAGAGCTGCTCCGCGATGGTGTGGTATAAAAAGTACGGGGGAGGCAACTCCGATGTGCGTGTGGATGCCGTTGATCACGGCCGTGATCGCATGATCGGGAGAGGCTCACCAGCGACTGAAACAGGCTGGGGTCAAAGGTAACGTTAGACGCGCGAGCGATTGGCCACAGTCTCTCGGGTTCAAAGGGTGATGACGATGACTCCTGAAGATGTCTACCGCAGTATCGATCGGCTTGTAGGTTTCATCCTGCGCTATGCCATCACGCTGGCAGCGATCAGCGCACTTTCAATGGCTTTGATCGAGACGTTCAAGGCGCTATTCAGTTGGCGAGATCGGTTTCACAAGCGGCGGGTCCGCGACTGGATCCAGAGCGTGGAGATCCCTCCAGAGGCCTTCATAGAGATCGGCCGCCCACCCCTCGTCAACCATTCCGATTTTCGTGAGCGTGTGTACTCCCAGTTGATCCGGCTTACGACAGGAGAGACGGTCGACCCATCGGCCATGGGCAAGAGTATTGAGTGGACGCCCTGGGTTATTTCCCCTGATAACGCGCTGTTTGCCCTTGAGTTGGAGAAGATGATGGGGCAGATTCAGGACGCGGCCGACGCCGCGCTGGAGCATCCGAATATCAACCCTGAGCTTTACCTGTTCTTCAGCGCAGCAGCCC is a genomic window containing:
- a CDS encoding DUF2283 domain-containing protein, producing MLKLPTQHVWLDYDKEADVLYMSFRKPQRATTTIETDDDILIRKDGKNIVGLTILNASTRQ
- a CDS encoding type II toxin-antitoxin system PemK/MazF family toxin, whose protein sequence is MKRGEVYWASLSPRSGSEQQGTRPVIVVSHDAFNQTPGWRSVIVVPISTSGSQARRGPTTVLLPAGAGGLKKDSVALCHQVTTLDRSKLTSLAGILPPELLAQVGDGLRIAQDLP
- a CDS encoding ATP-binding protein, whose amino-acid sequence is MTRAIPRELKEALTEKLAESLAGPLPEATPRRVYGTVALPGKVSAVIGMRRAGKTTFLHQLRRERLERGTPREHLPYVNFEDERFAGLEAGQLGFLVEEHGRRFPEARARATVTWCFDEIQVVPGWERFVRRLLDAGGCEVIVTGSSAALLSREIATALRGRAWEVPLYPFSFAEALRHRGQALPADSAFLTGEERARIERAFADWLVTGGFPEAQGLDGAARRQLLRDYVDVAMLRDVVERHGVSNVTGLRWLVRHLLGNAAAHFSVEKFYAALKSQGMAISKDTVHQLLAHLDDCFLVRLVWMESASERQRMVNPRKAYPVDSALIAVFDRSGRANSGHALETAVMIELERRRCAVTYVRTPAGYEVDFLVRGAEGEMDLIQVCADASDPATAERELRALAEAGQIYPGARLRLLTLTRDGAPAEVPSGILVQPAYEWLLEIVKID
- a CDS encoding DEAD/DEAH box helicase; this encodes MIVVHSGVYDGRVLLWGETSAQSDAVLPTRRRGRKPEVSHPPSLPYDPEAKGLSAALMEAGFSFAADKKRIETVIAWMPTMDKQPVASSPLIAEPPKSRAKPILTPWTVTTLPLSPEQAVEVLCACVGKQTLAPGVVVGSDLAFWATAMRFAAALVARQQFLPGVTDDTGTYRARWGPVFAGPDADRLATLAKAMPHICRALTRESVLPPETPSRSVLCDFIDGIVDYLVRSPLQACGDKPALLTQPSPIKSGLGRKKQTSTPSARLRACPGLDPGTGFDSVHDQWLYALRSPHGIMEGDAAALAQFAVQVREWQHPIAVSTATPFRLCFRLEEPEGNGDDSGAWYVRYLLQAADDPSLLIPAKDAWNAKGPQASILRSGGFKAREYLLSSLGQVSGISSHIEASLKTAAPGGYELDSTGAHGFLINSAAVLEQAGVGVLLPAWWTRKGTKLRLTARAHVKSPKMQGGGGLSLDSIVQFDWQIALGGERLSLEELKVLARLKQPLVKVRGQWVQMNAEEIRTALDFWKKAAGHATAREIVRMALGAGKAPDGIAFEGVTATGWIADLLSSLDGRAAFESLPAPDGFQGTLRPYQMRGYSWLAFLRRWGLGACLADDMGLGKTIMALALIQRDWEADDKRPVLLVCPTSVVGNWQKEAAGFTPDLPVMVHHGIARTKGAELKTKAQKQALVISSYALLHRDFETLKEVPWSGVILDEAQNIKNPETKQAKAARALKAGYRIALTGTPVENNIGDLWSIIEFLNPGFLGTQSEFKRTFFVPIQANRDQEAVKHLKGLTGPFILRRLKTDKSIITDLPEKMEMKVFCTLTREQASLYAAVVKDATSKLNSSKGIQRKGVVLATLSKLKQVCNHPAQLLGDNSAIPGRSGKLARLTEMLEEIIQVGDRALVFSQFAEMGDILRRHLQEVFGREVLFLHGGVSQPQRNRMVERFQAGGDGPQIFLLSLKAGGVGLNLTRANHVFHFDRWWNPAVENQATDRVFRIGQTKNVQVHKFLCVGTLEEKIDEMIERKQEIAEGVVGTGEGWLTELSTTALKDLFTLRKEAIGE
- a CDS encoding SWIM zinc finger family protein, whose translation is MAWRRYHDYGYFPPSRPREAKGGIKAHSQRGTFGESWWAKRWIAVLEGFQIGARLGRGRSYARQGQVLSIDIDKGTVKAKVQGSRSTPYDITIQVKALSAANWQKLIGALSQQAIFAAKLMAGEMPQEIEQAFKGVGLSLFPEQLQDLGTDCSCPDWSNPCKHIAAVYYLLGEEFHRDPFVIFKLRGKSREELIGLLGATGGKTTKIDTRRKSTPTVTGAKVPLPPEPLAADISSFWNGSSLPEELFGEVRVPSVPAALLKRLGGFPFWRGEERFQGAVEPIYTQASPRGLEIFLTWR
- a CDS encoding nucleotidyltransferase family protein, coding for MSVKIDIPKKKIAEFCRRNRIRRLAFFGSVLRDDFGPDSDVDVLVEFESSARVGLITLSGMEIDLSRLLERKVEIHTVKGLNPYFRDEVLQAAEAQYEQA
- a CDS encoding HepT-like ribonuclease domain-containing protein, which produces MSKHDDQVSLKDMLSHAREAVDLLGGSIREELAANRVLQLALTQLVEIIGEAANRMSQPTQSRHPEIPWLQIIGMRNRLVHGYDVIDFDLLWDTITTDLPPLIDALQEIVEDA